In Nitrospira sp., the following are encoded in one genomic region:
- the pilM gene encoding pilus assembly protein PilM — protein sequence MAIVNECVGLDIGQTGLKAVRFRRRLSGRETIDYFQHPMPFSRPEDLEPARRVKSLRGFLWQNGLYGTDRMVTAIPCQDLFVRTLSFPFKDSAKLAQVVPFEVENLVPMPLEDLAVGSLVLPPGPTAEGTARESKGSDVLVTAAPRDKVAEHLRFLAQADVEPSAINVDAMALFTVTQFLQEEGAVVPQDLAIIDVGASKTTLCLVQGGRPLVLRTILWGGNHLTHALAVRHACSFAEAERRKRTMAVDQVDSLLEPILKELRITLQAHLGNERSRLTHCWVCGGGAKLQDIGEYVSRQLGLYPVGPRQGFGAETPRAFSIAFGLAIHPKIIRPRWRFTSSPMELALDLKGVTDAASPDRSTTKQDRRLAIAAGLVIAVLVIIDFSIHFMLHGQRVDRLKTALHSQYEQFFGAGAAPGEELDQAQYRIGVLDKALGVVDTADGNALRTLSTFVKQLPPGTMVKVRELTVDGAAILMEGETTSFDAVERLKQTFASSPQLKDVAVTETRVGAGPNQVVFRITVTVEKT from the coding sequence ATGGCCATTGTAAACGAATGTGTCGGGCTGGACATCGGACAAACGGGCTTGAAGGCCGTACGTTTCCGTCGCCGCTTGAGCGGGCGGGAAACGATCGATTACTTCCAACATCCGATGCCGTTTTCCCGCCCCGAGGACCTCGAGCCAGCTCGACGGGTCAAATCGTTGCGTGGATTCCTCTGGCAAAACGGACTCTACGGCACAGACCGGATGGTGACCGCGATTCCTTGCCAGGACCTTTTCGTCAGAACTCTGTCCTTTCCCTTCAAAGATTCAGCCAAGCTCGCCCAAGTCGTCCCTTTTGAAGTCGAGAACCTCGTTCCGATGCCGCTCGAAGATCTTGCGGTCGGAAGCTTAGTGTTGCCACCTGGACCAACGGCGGAAGGCACGGCCCGCGAGAGTAAGGGTTCGGATGTCCTAGTCACAGCCGCACCGAGAGACAAGGTCGCGGAACATCTCCGGTTTCTGGCTCAAGCCGATGTGGAGCCCTCGGCGATCAATGTCGATGCCATGGCTCTCTTCACCGTGACTCAATTCCTTCAAGAAGAAGGCGCGGTTGTCCCGCAAGACCTGGCCATCATTGACGTCGGAGCGTCGAAAACCACGCTCTGCCTCGTGCAGGGAGGACGTCCCCTGGTCCTTAGGACGATTCTGTGGGGAGGCAACCACCTGACACATGCCTTGGCCGTCCGCCACGCCTGTAGTTTCGCAGAAGCAGAACGTCGGAAGCGCACGATGGCCGTGGATCAGGTGGACAGTCTGTTGGAACCGATCCTAAAGGAACTCCGCATCACCTTGCAGGCCCATCTGGGAAACGAGCGCAGCCGCTTGACGCACTGTTGGGTATGCGGAGGGGGGGCCAAGTTGCAAGATATCGGCGAGTATGTCTCCCGACAATTGGGACTGTATCCGGTAGGACCCCGGCAGGGGTTCGGAGCTGAAACCCCAAGGGCATTTTCCATCGCCTTCGGCTTGGCGATTCACCCAAAGATTATCCGGCCACGATGGCGATTCACATCGTCTCCTATGGAGCTCGCGCTCGATCTCAAAGGCGTGACCGACGCCGCCTCGCCGGACCGCAGCACGACCAAACAAGACCGCCGCCTGGCGATTGCCGCCGGGCTGGTCATTGCCGTCCTGGTGATCATAGATTTCTCGATTCACTTCATGTTGCACGGCCAGCGGGTCGATCGGCTCAAGACTGCGCTGCATAGCCAGTATGAGCAATTCTTCGGAGCGGGTGCGGCTCCCGGGGAAGAGCTCGATCAAGCGCAGTACCGCATCGGAGTCCTGGACAAGGCCCTCGGCGTCGTCGATACCGCCGACGGCAACGCGTTGCGCACGCTCTCGACCTTCGTGAAACAACTCCCGCCTGGAACAATGGTGAAGGTGCGCGAGCTGACCGTCGACGGAGCAGCCATTCTCATGGAGGGTGAGACCACCTCCTTCGACGCCGTGGAACGACTCAAACAAACCTTCGCATCGAGCCCCCAATTGAAGGATGTTGCGGTGACGGAAACCCGAGTGGGCGCAGGCCCCAATCAAGTCGTATTTCGAATTACCGTCACGGTGGAGAAAACATGA
- the gspN gene encoding type II secretion system protein GspN: MGRDRHIMTIKWPEAWREILAWTVAGVTILVLALVATFPYGLLQARVVAELTRATGMEIRVADWTVELPIGLEWRNVTLTQPNWTPIQLAVLEAKLGVMKALGGTLGLDVVAKLNETSSPIGLAKGTVTTSSLSLASPVTINGKVQQVDLSKLLRRYVTHGTLNGDFSHRVDSAQATVATIKGEGMWTAEATDLVIDQIPLGNGRTLSLAFSKVSLGLACRDLRCDVTQMKGEGIDGTFTGEGLITIQQPMQQSQLNLTVTVVPGPGFASKAGALGLPSLPPGTPMTVKIVGTLAQARIAL; encoded by the coding sequence ATGGGTCGCGATCGGCACATCATGACCATCAAATGGCCCGAAGCATGGCGAGAGATCCTCGCTTGGACAGTAGCGGGAGTCACCATCTTGGTGTTGGCTCTGGTGGCCACCTTTCCGTACGGTCTGCTCCAGGCGCGGGTGGTTGCGGAACTCACAAGAGCGACCGGGATGGAAATCCGAGTTGCCGATTGGACCGTGGAGCTTCCGATAGGCCTTGAATGGCGAAACGTCACCTTGACACAACCGAACTGGACCCCGATACAATTGGCGGTGCTGGAGGCCAAACTCGGAGTCATGAAGGCGTTGGGCGGCACGCTGGGGCTCGATGTCGTCGCAAAGCTGAATGAGACCTCTTCCCCGATAGGTCTCGCCAAAGGCACCGTCACCACCTCGTCCCTTTCCTTGGCGAGCCCCGTCACGATCAATGGGAAGGTTCAACAAGTAGATCTTTCCAAATTGCTCCGTCGCTACGTCACGCATGGTACGCTCAACGGAGATTTTTCCCATCGGGTGGACTCCGCTCAGGCGACCGTCGCCACGATAAAGGGGGAAGGCATGTGGACGGCCGAGGCAACGGACTTGGTGATCGATCAGATTCCCCTTGGTAACGGACGAACCCTGTCACTCGCATTCAGCAAGGTTTCGTTGGGACTCGCATGCCGAGATCTCCGCTGCGACGTGACACAGATGAAAGGCGAGGGTATCGACGGCACCTTTACAGGCGAAGGACTCATTACCATTCAGCAACCGATGCAACAGAGCCAATTGAATCTCACGGTGACGGTCGTCCCAGGCCCTGGATTTGCTTCGAAAGCTGGAGCACTTGGTCTCCCCTCGCTACCTCCGGGAACACCCATGACCGTCAAGATCGTCGGAACCTTGGCACAGGCCAGGATTGCATTGTAA
- a CDS encoding type II secretion system protein GspJ, with amino-acid sequence MSSPAVSLSKSQAGFTLVEILIAVALLGLVGAMVFGSLVMTTNAVESGREQAAKEQAIRRILRLMADEISLSKRNTMYPWVGTNGTQDGQPADILAILAMSQELSTSAAKESETVRVVYTRERDRLIRFVRRNLYTLTDTNESLDQMELADHVQAFNIRYYDDQNRIWLDQWPTVPKIPKALLVEVTFQYPDADPWTVREWVAIGTS; translated from the coding sequence ATGTCTTCGCCGGCCGTCTCACTTTCTAAGTCCCAAGCGGGCTTTACGCTTGTCGAGATCCTGATTGCTGTGGCCTTGCTGGGCCTGGTCGGCGCCATGGTCTTCGGGTCGCTCGTCATGACGACGAACGCCGTGGAATCCGGACGAGAACAGGCCGCTAAGGAACAAGCGATCCGAAGAATCTTGCGTCTCATGGCTGATGAAATCTCCCTCAGCAAACGCAATACCATGTATCCCTGGGTGGGAACGAACGGGACACAAGACGGGCAACCGGCCGACATCCTGGCCATCCTCGCGATGAGTCAAGAATTGAGCACGTCGGCCGCCAAGGAAAGCGAAACTGTTCGCGTGGTCTATACGCGCGAGCGTGATCGCCTGATCCGGTTCGTCCGTAGAAATCTCTATACGCTCACCGATACCAATGAATCGTTGGATCAGATGGAACTGGCCGATCACGTCCAGGCCTTCAATATCCGATATTACGACGACCAGAACCGGATCTGGCTTGACCAATGGCCGACAGTCCCCAAAATTCCTAAGGCCTTGTTGGTTGAAGTGACATTTCAATACCCCGATGCCGACCCTTGGACGGTGAGGGAATGGGTCGCGATCGGCACATCATGA
- a CDS encoding prepilin-type N-terminal cleavage/methylation domain-containing protein: protein MGDRTKSDESGFTLLEVLLAIALLAIALPILLGLRNFDLELQERASELTAATLLAQEKLLETELAGQYAIGESTGEFLNTPLGAQMTIQTTPRAVGYKWKRTITPTPLELIREIRIKISWLRGGLEETVEVSTYVFAGRLTF from the coding sequence ATGGGAGACCGAACGAAGTCCGATGAAAGCGGATTCACCCTGCTCGAAGTGCTGCTGGCCATCGCCTTGCTGGCTATCGCGCTCCCGATTCTCCTTGGCCTCAGAAATTTCGATTTGGAGCTCCAGGAAAGAGCGTCCGAACTGACGGCCGCCACGCTGTTGGCCCAAGAGAAACTCCTTGAAACCGAACTCGCAGGACAATATGCCATCGGGGAAAGCACCGGAGAATTTCTCAATACCCCGCTTGGAGCACAAATGACCATCCAGACAACCCCGAGAGCGGTCGGGTACAAATGGAAGCGGACGATCACGCCCACCCCGCTGGAGCTGATTCGAGAGATTCGTATCAAGATCTCGTGGCTGCGGGGAGGACTGGAGGAAACGGTAGAGGTCAGCACCTATGTCTTCGCCGGCCGTCTCACTTTCTAA
- a CDS encoding prepilin-type N-terminal cleavage/methylation domain-containing protein: protein MVTGHRSLESAGFTILEMLIVLFLLTMVVVVVFPRFSLDEDLSSTGRKLIGVLRTFQGLATTSQQPLKLYLDLDQGTYWMMLVEGKEERLPLDPAWKLPRSLPESIRLTEVSVGQDKRFSGRVDISFFANGRIEPVTMYLMDAKNNLLGLAVDSLTGGIRVSDERLDPPLNRIIPDRVRPLLKPTQQAGAGAPPRGLFPTQQ, encoded by the coding sequence TTGGTCACCGGTCATAGGTCATTGGAGAGCGCAGGCTTCACCATCCTAGAAATGCTGATCGTCCTGTTTCTCTTGACCATGGTCGTGGTGGTCGTTTTCCCTCGCTTCAGTCTCGACGAAGACCTGAGCTCCACCGGACGGAAACTGATCGGTGTCCTTCGCACCTTTCAAGGACTGGCGACCACAAGCCAACAACCCCTGAAGCTCTACCTCGATTTGGATCAGGGAACCTACTGGATGATGCTGGTGGAGGGCAAGGAAGAACGGCTTCCGCTCGATCCCGCCTGGAAGCTGCCTCGTTCGCTGCCTGAATCGATTCGATTGACGGAAGTCTCCGTCGGACAAGACAAACGTTTTTCCGGACGAGTCGACATATCCTTCTTCGCCAATGGTAGGATTGAGCCGGTCACGATGTACTTGATGGATGCGAAGAATAATCTCCTGGGGCTGGCCGTCGATTCATTGACGGGAGGGATTCGGGTGAGCGACGAACGACTCGACCCCCCTCTGAACCGGATCATCCCCGATCGGGTCCGACCTCTGTTGAAACCGACTCAGCAAGCAGGAGCAGGCGCACCGCCGAGAGGGTTGTTTCCAACTCAACAGTAG
- the gspG gene encoding type II secretion system major pseudopilin GspG, protein MKRDKGGLTMTDPGKQCQPTTHIGERNRLLRFVACLGQRTSANSAGFTFIEIMVVVAILAILAALVVPRIMGRTDDAKRTAAKVQIRNIEGALQLYKLDNGVYPTTEQGLKALIEKPSVGVVPKKWKIGGYLPKLPEDPWGNPYKYLSPVQKGEYKVEYEVTSLGTDGEVGGEGVNADITNWNLDKE, encoded by the coding sequence GTGAAACGAGATAAAGGGGGACTCACGATGACCGATCCGGGAAAACAGTGCCAGCCTACCACACACATCGGTGAACGCAATCGACTGCTTCGCTTCGTGGCCTGCTTGGGCCAGCGGACATCGGCAAACTCTGCAGGCTTCACATTCATCGAAATCATGGTCGTCGTGGCTATTTTGGCCATACTTGCGGCCCTTGTCGTCCCACGCATCATGGGCAGGACGGATGATGCCAAGCGCACGGCGGCTAAAGTTCAGATTCGAAATATCGAGGGAGCGCTGCAACTCTACAAATTGGATAATGGTGTCTATCCCACTACGGAACAGGGCCTTAAGGCACTCATTGAAAAGCCTTCCGTCGGTGTGGTCCCAAAGAAATGGAAAATCGGAGGATACCTCCCCAAGCTTCCCGAAGATCCTTGGGGAAATCCGTACAAGTATCTTAGCCCAGTCCAAAAAGGCGAATATAAAGTGGAATATGAGGTCACCTCCCTTGGGACGGACGGCGAGGTCGGCGGTGAGGGCGTAAACGCCGATATCACCAATTGGAACCTCGACAAAGAATAG
- the gspF gene encoding type II secretion system inner membrane protein GspF, whose amino-acid sequence MPVYQYQGYRSDGGAATGIIDAENVKVARLKLRKEGVYPTDVVEQGQAPSRSRDKTHSRTERSLGRSATLTANDLALMTRQFATLLVAGLPLIEALGVLVDQAEKKSIKALLADLREQIRGGKALSAVLETYEKDFSPIYVHMVRAGEASGALDQILFRLAEFLEKQLALKNKVTNAMLYPIIMLVIGSVILFFLITFVVPKITLVFAQQKQALPWPTVALMSVSQFFADYWMVLVGLILGSLYATRRFVRTGAGRMMADRLILKLPLLGDVARMVSISRLTSTLSTMLASGVQLLDAMDVSKRVMNNGVLEETVETARQNIREGETIADPLKRSGEFPALVTHMIAVGEKSGEMEEMLRRVSQIYDGEVERVIGRLTSLMEPIMILAMGAVVLFIVVAILLPIFEMGQMVH is encoded by the coding sequence ATGCCTGTCTATCAATACCAGGGCTACCGGAGCGACGGCGGAGCCGCGACAGGGATCATCGACGCGGAGAACGTCAAGGTTGCCCGACTCAAACTGAGGAAAGAGGGTGTCTATCCGACCGATGTTGTCGAGCAAGGCCAAGCGCCGAGTCGGTCGCGAGACAAAACCCACAGCCGCACGGAACGATCCCTCGGTCGATCGGCCACCCTCACCGCGAACGATCTGGCCCTGATGACCAGACAGTTTGCGACACTGCTCGTAGCAGGGCTCCCGTTGATCGAAGCGCTCGGCGTCTTAGTGGACCAAGCGGAGAAGAAATCCATCAAGGCCCTGCTGGCTGATCTCCGGGAACAAATCCGTGGAGGTAAAGCCCTGAGTGCTGTCTTGGAGACGTACGAAAAGGACTTTTCTCCCATCTATGTGCACATGGTACGGGCCGGTGAGGCCAGTGGAGCGCTGGATCAGATCTTGTTCCGCCTCGCGGAGTTCTTGGAGAAACAACTCGCCCTGAAAAACAAGGTCACCAATGCGATGCTCTACCCCATTATCATGCTCGTGATCGGGTCGGTCATCCTTTTTTTCCTTATTACGTTTGTCGTCCCCAAAATTACCCTCGTATTCGCTCAGCAGAAACAAGCACTGCCATGGCCGACGGTTGCCTTGATGTCGGTCAGCCAGTTCTTTGCCGACTATTGGATGGTATTGGTGGGGCTCATACTCGGAAGCCTCTATGCGACGCGGCGCTTCGTCCGAACCGGCGCCGGTCGCATGATGGCGGATCGATTGATCCTAAAACTTCCATTGCTCGGAGACGTCGCGCGGATGGTGTCGATTTCCAGACTCACCAGCACCCTCTCGACAATGTTGGCCAGCGGAGTCCAATTGCTCGACGCGATGGATGTCTCGAAGCGCGTCATGAACAATGGAGTCCTTGAGGAAACGGTTGAAACGGCACGGCAGAACATCCGCGAGGGGGAGACGATCGCCGATCCGTTAAAGCGCAGCGGCGAATTTCCGGCCTTGGTCACCCATATGATCGCCGTCGGTGAAAAGAGCGGTGAAATGGAGGAAATGTTACGCCGGGTGAGCCAAATATACGATGGCGAAGTGGAGCGGGTCATCGGTCGCTTGACGTCGCTCATGGAGCCGATCATGATCCTGGCCATGGGTGCCGTCGTCCTCTTCATCGTCGTCGCAATCCTATTACCCATCTTCGAGATGGGGCAGATGGTCCACTAG
- the gspE gene encoding type II secretion system ATPase GspE has translation MSEQLDNDQANPTVHRPLLGQILGQKFNLLDSKLEEALAYQREKGGLLGEILLHLRSLKEEQLMEALAQQFEMAWMPHLDNAHVDHELIKKVPIAFCRRYRVLPLRYEEGVILTASTDPLETVALDDLRLLLSKPIKPVLTTSVVLLASLNRAYDEIANPAGAEQVMEDIAANQSLDQLAHELDEPQDLLDATDEAPIIRLVNSVLFQAVRQRASDIHFESFERGLVVRYRIDGVLYPVLTPPKHLQASIIARLKIMAGLNIAEKRLPQDGRFGIRTSGKDVDLRVSVLPTSHGERVVLRLLEKENRLLNLSEMGFSKERLAVIHQLIQLAHGIILVTGPTGSGKTTTLYAALSHINAPDKNIITVEDPVEYQLLGIGQMQVNPKINLSFAAGLRSILRQDPDVIMIGEIRDRETAEIAIHASLTGHLVFSTLHTNDAASAPTRLIDMGIEPFLVASSVVAVLAQRLLRRICPDCKRPYRPSEAELGRLEVAPGSNVTLYRGAGCAACSQTGYRGRTGIFELMVLDDEIRRLIGSKADSTAIKQAAIAKGMVTLKQEGAERVVQGHTTLEEVMRITQQEIDVE, from the coding sequence GTGTCGGAACAACTCGACAACGATCAGGCCAATCCGACGGTACATCGTCCTCTATTGGGACAAATCCTCGGGCAAAAGTTCAACCTTTTGGATTCAAAACTCGAGGAAGCCTTAGCCTACCAACGGGAGAAAGGTGGCCTGCTGGGAGAAATCCTGCTGCACTTGCGCTCATTGAAGGAAGAGCAATTGATGGAGGCTCTCGCCCAGCAGTTTGAGATGGCTTGGATGCCCCATCTTGACAACGCCCATGTGGACCACGAACTGATCAAGAAGGTACCCATCGCGTTTTGTCGACGCTATCGCGTCTTGCCGCTTCGATATGAGGAAGGGGTCATTCTGACCGCATCGACCGATCCCTTGGAAACGGTCGCGCTTGACGATCTTCGATTGCTCTTGAGCAAACCGATCAAACCGGTCTTGACCACCAGCGTCGTTCTGCTGGCCAGCTTGAACCGGGCCTATGACGAAATCGCCAACCCAGCCGGTGCGGAGCAGGTCATGGAGGACATCGCGGCAAACCAGAGCCTCGACCAGCTTGCGCATGAGCTCGACGAGCCACAGGACTTGCTGGACGCCACCGACGAGGCTCCGATCATCCGATTGGTCAACTCGGTGCTGTTTCAGGCGGTTCGACAACGGGCGAGCGACATCCATTTCGAATCGTTCGAGCGGGGGCTGGTGGTCCGCTATCGTATCGACGGCGTGCTCTACCCGGTCCTCACCCCGCCCAAGCACCTGCAAGCCAGCATTATCGCTCGTCTGAAGATCATGGCCGGTCTCAACATTGCTGAGAAGCGATTACCGCAGGACGGTCGGTTCGGCATCAGGACATCCGGGAAAGACGTCGACCTGCGGGTCTCCGTCTTGCCCACTTCGCATGGCGAGCGGGTCGTATTGCGATTGTTGGAGAAAGAAAATCGCCTCCTGAATCTTTCGGAAATGGGGTTCTCGAAAGAACGGCTCGCCGTGATCCATCAGCTGATTCAACTCGCGCACGGGATTATTCTCGTCACCGGTCCGACCGGAAGCGGCAAAACCACGACCCTCTATGCCGCTTTGAGCCACATCAATGCGCCGGACAAGAATATCATCACGGTCGAAGATCCGGTGGAATACCAACTGCTCGGTATCGGGCAAATGCAGGTGAACCCCAAGATCAATTTGTCCTTCGCCGCCGGACTCCGCTCGATTCTCCGGCAAGACCCCGACGTCATCATGATCGGCGAGATTCGCGACCGTGAAACGGCGGAGATCGCGATTCACGCCTCGCTCACTGGACATCTGGTGTTTTCCACGTTGCATACCAACGACGCCGCCAGCGCCCCCACGCGCCTGATCGATATGGGAATCGAGCCTTTTCTAGTGGCTTCATCGGTCGTCGCCGTCCTGGCTCAACGACTGTTGCGAAGGATCTGTCCTGACTGCAAACGCCCCTATCGTCCAAGCGAAGCAGAACTCGGTCGCTTGGAGGTCGCACCCGGTTCCAATGTCACCCTGTATCGAGGAGCCGGCTGTGCGGCCTGTTCGCAAACCGGCTATCGTGGCCGTACCGGTATTTTTGAGCTCATGGTACTGGATGACGAGATCAGGCGGCTCATCGGAAGCAAGGCCGACTCTACCGCCATCAAACAGGCCGCGATTGCCAAAGGCATGGTCACGTTAAAGCAGGAAGGGGCTGAGCGCGTCGTTCAAGGGCATACCACCCTGGAAGAAGTCATGCGGATCACTCAACAGGAAATCGACGTCGAATAA